AGAGTTTTTGACATTCGTTTCAAGGGGGAGAGGATAGTTTATGAGCTTAGTGTTCAAGAGGCAATGTCAGTTTATGGTTCCATCACACCCGGCATGATTCTGACTAAGTTTTTGGACTCTAGTATCGGAATAGGTCGCTTTGCGCACGAGCTCGTTCGAGGCGTGGATTGTCCGTACGCGGCAACCTACATCGACACTTTCCGATACATTGACGTCAGTGCACCTCAGAGATTCAGGAATTCAATTTGCATTTTTGAGCACAATACAGGCCGTCCTCTCAGAAGACACTTCTCTGACTTTTTCAGCAATAGTTATGGAGGCATGGTAAACAGTGCCTTAGTTTTTAGGACCATTACGGCCATAGGTAACTATGACTACTTGTGGGACTTCATTTTTTACCAGAGTGGCTCTGTTGAGGCCAAAGTGCATGCCACTGGATACATATCGTCATCTTTCAATGTTGACGGCAATCTCAAATACGGACACCAGGTGGCAGAAAATACTATTGGGAACATCCACACTCATTTCATCCACTTCAAAGTTGACCTGGACGTGTTGGGTAAGTGTGAACAATACATTTGACCTAGTATGAACCGATGAAAGGTCAAGCACAGTTATAAATGTCTTGTGGCCACTGAAGACCTGGTTTTAACCCCAGTTGGTTACATTGGTGCTGGACGTGTCTGTGAGTTATCTTTCATTTCAATGATAGGATTATAACATGATCCAATAATTAGAATTCTGAATTGGGATTTTGTACCACAGGGGTTGAGAATGTATTCCAGACCAAGGACATGAAGTTTATGAATGTTTCTTTACCCTGGATGCCGGAGCGCTATGCCATGGTTCCTCAGCTGGTGGAGGCCCAGCTAAAGACTGAGAAGGAGGCTGCTCTCCGCTACGACACCAAGACGCCACGCTACCTTCACATCGCCAGCAACCGCACCAACCGCTGGGGCCACCAACGCTCCTACCGCCTCCAGGTGGTCAGCTTCACCGGTGACAGCCTTCCAGAGACGGAGCCAGAGGAGAAGTCCATGTCTTGGGCTAGGTGagtctccctcccatctcctcctaaGGAAGGTCCTACTTCCTAAAACACAGGTTACAGGTAGACCAAAGGCAAAGCAGTTTGACCaacttttgttattttatttgacagGTATAAAGTGGCCATCACTAAGCACAAAGACTCCGAGCAGACCAGCAGTAGCCTGTACAGTCAGAACAACATGTGGACACCAGCAGTGGACTTCAGCAAGTACATTGAGGATGACGAGAGCATTGAGAACCAGGTGTGTTTTTGATCTTATGTGCCGTTGTCCTTACATATATTTTGCCACTCTTGAGATTTGCACATTTTCAGGTCATTGATAAATGAAGGTTTGGTAGTCACCAAATGAGTGCTTTTTTGTCTAGGACCTGGTTGCCTGGGTAACCACCGGCTTCCTCCACATTCCCCATGCCGAGGACATCCCCAACACAGTTACCGTTGGAAATGGAGGCGGAGTGATCCTGAGACCACATAACTACTTCGATGAGGACCCGTCTATTCACTCTCCAGACGGGGTGTACATCAGCCCGGGGTCAGAGGGAAACTGTGCAAATAACAAGATGGCCTGCTTGGCTGAAGACGCATGCAGCCCAGTTGTTGAACCCTTCACCTACAATGGGTTTGAAGGGACCATGAAGTTTGAAGAGTGAAAAAAAGACCCCAGTCCCAATCCTGAATGTGCTCTGCACTAAACACTAAAAGACTTATACAAATGTGAATCTTGCCCAAGACAACATTTGAAATAATTAAGAAACAATATTGGATTTCTAATTTGACACGGACTCTAAAAGTTGTCAAgagtttcacagggatgctggcccacatg
The sequence above is a segment of the Oncorhynchus gorbuscha isolate QuinsamMale2020 ecotype Even-year linkage group LG16, OgorEven_v1.0, whole genome shotgun sequence genome. Coding sequences within it:
- the LOC124000566 gene encoding primary amine oxidase, liver isozyme-like → MTSLIKWILILFGLISVIANIVIVCLYSGRLPKCSSKPHHVFKGKHNERSGMFADLSAEEYLQVRDYMSNQKDLNISVNAFTKPSGNFIFLIDVLLPMKADALGYLDNNKPKPVREATVVVFYGTLGYIKEYVVGPLPNPIYHRDVTVKRYKEELPINARTVTIGEYALIFKFINEEVFTKLGKIVKESFDVSKEKTLNGFEGMPRGVKSGERQTWISFFRDLSGMYIHPVGLEVLINHESTNASFWSVKRLLYNGQYFDSVEDLIKQYDAGTVTKIVYKPVQNYASLKPRSKPTGLSPQQFYAQGKRFSVKNNHVMYLEWSFAFGLSSLTGMRVFDIRFKGERIVYELSVQEAMSVYGSITPGMILTKFLDSSIGIGRFAHELVRGVDCPYAATYIDTFRYIDVSAPQRFRNSICIFEHNTGRPLRRHFSDFFSNSYGGMVNSALVFRTITAIGNYDYLWDFIFYQSGSVEAKVHATGYISSSFNVDGNLKYGHQVAENTIGNIHTHFIHFKVDLDVLGVENVFQTKDMKFMNVSLPWMPERYAMVPQLVEAQLKTEKEAALRYDTKTPRYLHIASNRTNRWGHQRSYRLQVVSFTGDSLPETEPEEKSMSWARYKVAITKHKDSEQTSSSLYSQNNMWTPAVDFSKYIEDDESIENQDLVAWVTTGFLHIPHAEDIPNTVTVGNGGGVILRPHNYFDEDPSIHSPDGVYISPGSEGNCANNKMACLAEDACSPVVEPFTYNGFEGTMKFEE